From Aedes albopictus strain Foshan chromosome 1, AalbF5, whole genome shotgun sequence, one genomic window encodes:
- the LOC134284021 gene encoding uncharacterized protein LOC134284021 has product MLSQEQIAARQVLGKDLPNFDGNPEDWPVFISNYEQSTTTCGYSDAENLVRLQRSLKGNALESVKSRLLLPASVPHVIQTLRTLFGRPELLIRSMLNKIHHIPPPRHDRLETLMHFGLAVQNLVDHLKAANQYTHLMNPMLMQELVEKLPGSLRLDWAVFKNKYQTATLETFGEFMSGLVTAASEVSFTLPGAYSSQKHATATDSRSGKQKAGNTGILQAHSTDDQHLIQDDNTTPRFKYEKPCLACGRAGHRVAECQQFNGASVDERWELVQKKGLCRTCLNSHGKWPCRSWSGCAVEGCRQRHHTLLHSTTPLENVNISPSHVTSGGFEWPLFRIVPVVLYGRNSSQTIYAFIDEGSSYTLLEDSVAKRLGVSGTVEPLTLKWTGDVTRVEAKSQIVQFDISGKRVNSRYTITHARTVDRLVLPTQTMEYKDLARRFPHLRGLPIEDYELIQPKILIGLDNLRLAVPLKLREGGPLDPIGAKCRLGWSVYGCVPNQAAHSSVVGFHVKASSDSDQEINDLLRDYFTLDNVGVIDQSNLIESEDEKRAGLLLKETTQRTLSGTNFETGLLWRTGKPNFPDSYPMALRRLESLERRLKRDPSLQESVRDQIADYERKGYTHRASLTELTSVESSHVWYLPLGVVTNPRKPGKVRLIWDAAAKVGNTSFNSQLLKGPDLLTPLPKVLYQFRQYPVAVTGDIMEMFHQIKIRSPDCQSQRFLYRENTMDIPKIYVMDVATFGSTCSPASAQYVKNLNAEENAAEYPRAAEAIVKRHYVDDYLDSFKSISEAVSVVNEVKLVHAKGGFTLRRFLSNVPEVLQGIGEELQTEMKDLDLERAGKIESVLGMKWVPDSDIFIYTFGAREDILKILHTDHVPSKREVARVVMSLFDPLGLISYLLVHGKVLIQELWAKGTDWDQQIPQDTNMRWRQWADSLKQLDRLRIPRCYFPSNHPPSFIRLQIHLFVDASDSAYAAVVYFRLQTEQDTQVALVGAKTKVAPLKALSIPRLELKAAVLGTRLLETIQNQHTYPVSQRFCWTDANTVLAWIRATDHRRYHKFVAVRVGEILSSTQQSEWHWVPSKMNVADLATKWNSDPQAMTVGPWFHGPSFLFEPESHWPKQKETTSTEVELRPAHCNLAHFSSSFLLDKINKWCKLLRVSAYVFRWIDNLRRRRNGENLELGPITCDELHNAEEALLKMAQNECYAEEISTLSKTQGPPEMRHPTVSKSSTIYKKYPFLDDSGVLRSRGRIGAAPYASFDAKFPIILPKRHTITFLIVDCYHRRLRHANRETVFNEIRQRYEIPTLRRLLDKVQRACALCRIAKANPRPPVMASLPEMRLTAFIQPFTYTGVDYFGPILVKLGRSNVKRWVALFTCLTVRARFQFARTTTNVTQCRKETRGEHLTTRQGY; this is encoded by the coding sequence ATGCTATCTCAGGAGCAGATCGCGGCGAGGCAGGTTCTTGGAAAGGATCTTCCAAACTTCGACGGAAACCCAGAGGATTGGCCGGTCTTTATAAGTAACTATGAACAATCAACGACCACCTGCGGATACTCGGATGCTGAGAACCTTGTCCGACTCCAACGATCGCTCAAAGGAAATGCTCTAGAGTCAGTGAAGAGCCGTCTACTCCTGCCGGCTAGTGTGCCACACGTAATACAAACCCTGCGTACCCTCTTCGGCAGACCGGAGCTGCTCATTAGGTCGATGTTGAACAAAATTCATCACATTCCACCACCTAGACACGACCGCCTAGAAACGCTGATGCACTTTGGTCTGGCAGTGCAGAATCTGGTAGACCATTTAAAAGCAGCAAACCAATACACCCACCTAATGAACCCGATGCTCATGCAGGAGCTGGTGGAAAAACTACCCGGATCACTTCGTTTAGATTGGGctgttttcaaaaataaatatcaaACTGCTACGCTGGAGACTTTCGGGGAATTCATGTCGGGGTTGGTGACGGCGGCTAGTGAAGTATCTTTCACACTTCCGGGGGCTTACTCGAGCCAGAAACATGCCACTGCAACGGACTCGCGGAGCGGAAAACAAAAGGCTGGAAACACCGGAATACTTCAAGCTCACTCGACAGACGATCAACACCTCATTCAGGATGACAATACCACCCCACGCTTCAAATACGAGAAGCCATGTCTTGCTTGTGGTCGAGCAGGGCACAGGGTCGCCGAATGTCAGCAGTTCAACGGAGCAAGCGTTGACGAGCGTTGGGAGTTAGTGCAAAAGAAAGGGCTCTGCCGAACGTGTCTAAACAGCCACGGTAAATGGCCATGTCGGTCTTGGAGCGGATGTGCAGTGGAGGGATGTCGTCAAAGGCATCATACGCTTCTTCATTCTACTACACCATTGGAAAACGTGAATATCTCGCCCAGTCACGTCACGTCCGGTGGATTTGAATGGCCACTTTTTCGCATCGTTCCAGTGGTATTATATGGCCGTAATTCTTCCCAGACGATCTACGCCTTTATAGATGAGGGCTCGTCGTACACTCTGCTTGAAGACTCAGTAGCGAAGCGACTGGGTGTTAGTGGTACGGTAGAACCGTTGACACTGAAGTGGACAGGCGATGTAACTCGGGTCGAAGCAAAATCACAGATTGTACAATTCGATATATCCGGCAAACGCGTTAATTCTCGCTATACTATTACCCATGCTCGCACCGTGGACCGTTTGGTCCTGCCAACCCAAACCATGGAATATAAGGATCTTGCACGTCGTTTCCCGCACCTACGTGGATTGCCAATCGAAGACTACGAGTTAATTCAGCCAAAAATACTCATTGGACTCGATAATCTCAGGTTGGCCGTCCCACTGAAGCTACGAGAAGGTGGGCCGCTGGACCCTATCGGCGCAAAATGCCGGTTAGGATGGAGCGTATACGGTTGTGTTCCGAATCAAGCAGCTCATTCGTCGGTCGTGGGGTTTCATGTGAAAGCATCATCTGATTCAGACCAAGAAATCAATGACCTTCTGCGCGACTATTTCACCTTGGACAATGTTGGTGTCATCGACCAAAGCAATCTTATCGAATCGGAGGACGAGAAACGCGCTGGTCTGCTGCTGAAAGAGACCACTCAACGTACGCTATCAGGCACGAACTTCGAAACTGGTCTACTATGGAGGACCGGTAAACCGAACTTTCCAGACAGTTACCCCATGGCCTTGCGACGTTTAGAATCGCTAGAACGTCGGCTCAAACGTGATCCCAGTTTGCAGGAGTCTGTTCGAGATCAAATAGCGGATTATGAGCGCAAAGGTTATACTCACCGGGCTAGTCTGACAGAACTAACGTCGGTGGAATCAAGTCACGTATGGTATCTACCACTGGGTGTTGTTACCAATCCTAGAAAACCCGGCAAAGTACGGCTGATCTGGGACGCAGCCGCAAAAGTTGGAAACACCTCTTTCAATTCCCAACTTCTCAAAGGTCCAGATCTGCTGACTCCTCTCCCAAAGGTTTTGTACCAATTTCGACAATATCCAGTGGCGGTGACCGGTGACATAATGGAAATGTTTCACCAGATTAAGATTCGCAGTCCAGATTGCCAGTCTCAACGTTTCCTGTACCGAGAGAATACGATGGACATCCCTAAGATCTACGTGATGGACGTAGCAACCTTCGGTTCAACCTGCTCCCCGGCGTCGGCACAATACGTGAAGAACCTCAACGCAGAAGAGAACGCCGCAGAATACCCTCGAGCAGCGGAGGCCATTGTAAAAAGGCACTACGTTGACGACTATTTAGATAGTTTCAAGTCGATTTCGGAGGCAGTAAGTGTTGTAAACGAAGTGAAATTGGTACACGCTAAAGGCGGATTCACCCTCCGTCGATTTCTGTCCAACGTACCAGAGGTCTTGCAAGGTATTGGGGAGGAGTTGCAGACCGAAATGAAGGACCTAGATCTTGAGCGAGCAGGTAAGATTGAATCGGTTTTGGGAATGAAGTGGGTTCCAGATTCGGACATTTTCATCTATACTTTCGGCGCCCGAGAAGACATCCTTAAAATCCTGCACACTGATCACGTTCCTTCAAAGCGAGAAGTTGCCAGGGTAGTGATGAGTTTGTTCGATCCACTCGGGCTCATCTCCTACCTCCTGGTTCATGGAAAAGTCCTAATTCAAGAGCTTTGGGCGAAAGGAACTGATTGGGACCAACAAATTCCCCAAGACACGAATATGCGCTGGCGACAGTGGGCAGACTCGTTAAAGCAACTGGATCGGCTCCGCATACCACGATGCTACTTCCCCTCTAACCATCCACCTAGTTTCATCCGTCTACAAATTCATTTGTTTGTAGATGCTAGCGATTCAGCATATGCAGCGGTTGTATACTTCCGGCTGCAGACCGAACAAGACACGCAAGTGGCGCTTGTCGGTGCCAAAACCAAGGTGGCTCCACTGAAGGCTTTATCGATACCAAGGCTTGAACTTAAGGCAGCTGTTCTTGGTACCCGTCTGTTAGAAACAATTCAAAATCAACACACGTATCCAGTAAGCCAACGCTTTTGTTGGACCGATGCAAACACCGTCCTGGCATGGATTCGTGCTACTGATCATCGCCGTTACCACAAATTCGTCGCTGTTCGAGTGGGAGAGATTTTGTCGTCCACGCAACAGTCAGAATGGCACTGGGTTCCATCAAAAATGAACGTTGCGGACCTGGCCACCAAATGGAACAGTGATCCACAAGCAATGACCGTCGGTCCATGGTTTCACGGACCGTCCTTTCTATTTGAACCCGAATCACACTGGCCCAAGCAAAAAGAAACCACCTCAACAGAAGTGGAACTTCGTCCTGCTCACTGCAACTTAGCTCACTTCTCATCAAGTTTTTTGCTTGACAAAATCAACAAGTGGTGCAAACTGCTACGTGTATCTGCCTACGTGTTTCGTTGGATCGATAACCTCCGAAGGCGTAGAAACGGCGAGAATCTGGAACTCGGTCCAATCACCTGCGATGAACTTCACAACGCCGAAGAAGCCCTGCTCAAGATGGCTCAAAACGAATGTTATGCAGAGGAAATTTCTACCCTTAGTAAAACGCAGGGTCCACCAGAGATGCGGCATCCTACTGTAAGCAAGTCCAGTACCATCTATAAGAAGTATCCATTCCTGGACGATTCGGGAGTTCTGCGTAGTCGGGGACGAATCGGCGCCGCACCGTATGCTTCTTTCGATGCTAAGTTTCCCATAATACTCCCAAAACGACACACGATTACCTTTCTAATTGTTGATTGTTATCATCGGCGTTTACGACACGCCAATCGTGAAACCGTGTTCAATGAGATCCGCCAACGTTACGAAATACCCACACTTCGTCGGCTACTGGACAAGGTTCAACGAGCTTGCGCGCTTTGCCGCATTGCGAAAGCTAACCCAAGGCCGCCGGTCA